From the genome of Fusobacterium sp. DD2:
AAAAATATCTTTCTATGATAGAGAATGTGGATTCAAAATTAGTTGGGACAGTTTTCTCATATGAAAAGAATTTTGAGCCACTGTTTAGAGATTTAAAGGAAATAGACAGAGATGTTGTTCTTTTAGCTTTAGGAGAAAAGACTCAAAATAGCATAAAAGAGTTCCTTAAAAAAAATTCTGTTGAGGTATTTGGAAATTGCATTAAATATGGTAAAATAGAAGTGGTATTTTACGATTTCTTAAATCAGGAAGAGTATGAAGAACTTATAAATACAGTAGATTTTAACTTTGTTAGAGGAGAGGATTCTTTTATCAGAGCAGTCTTGACAGGAAAGCCATATCTATGGCATATATATTGTCAGGATGAATTTGTTCATATGGACAAACTTGAAGGATTTTTGGATAAATTTATCCGTGTAATTCCTGATAAAGAGAGTGAATTTACTGAAAATATAATAAAGCTTTTTAAAGATTATAATTTTAGGAGAGAAAATAATCTAGAAATTGGAAAAGAAAATTATCTTTATTTTTTCAATAACTTAGATAGAGTTGAAAAAAATAATATGATTTTTAGAGATTTTCTAATACAAAAATGTAATCTTATAAATAAATTAAAATATTTTATAGAAAAATATTGAGGAGGTTTACCAATGAAAATAGCTCAAGAACTAAGAGCAGGAAGCACAATCAAAATTGGAAATGATCCATTCATTATCCAAAAAGCTGAATATAACAAATCTGGAAGAAACGCTGCAGTTGTTAAATT
Proteins encoded in this window:
- the earP gene encoding elongation factor P maturation arginine rhamnosyltransferase EarP, whose protein sequence is MIEEMELKTFDIFCEIIDNYGDIGVVYRVAKELQKSFENKVKIRVFLNRIDEFMKINSNVKDTGFQEIDGIVYVTFQYLKETIDNFETSDVIIEAFGCNIPEEYMEKAYEGSTLMINLEYLSAEDWIEDFHLQSSPLGKGKLKKYFFMPGFTEKSGGVIADSNYINRMEKVNSNRKEYEKKYLSMIENVDSKLVGTVFSYEKNFEPLFRDLKEIDRDVVLLALGEKTQNSIKEFLKKNSVEVFGNCIKYGKIEVVFYDFLNQEEYEELINTVDFNFVRGEDSFIRAVLTGKPYLWHIYCQDEFVHMDKLEGFLDKFIRVIPDKESEFTENIIKLFKDYNFRRENNLEIGKENYLYFFNNLDRVEKNNMIFRDFLIQKCNLINKLKYFIEKY